aatggggttattcgatttgttttttgtatttgtattttattatccTGTCTgacttgtacaccgctctgagcccttcgggggtagagagGCTTAtcaaaccgaatatataaataaataaatacaccaaaCAGGATGATAAAAGGATGATAAAATCATAAACAGTTGGACAGAAGCAGTGGTCACAAGCGTTCTTGGCCTTTGGACGAATATCGAGCATGCATTGGTCACCATGCTAAGAACTGTTGGGTTATTATGAGAACCAGATTGACCTCGTTTAGTATGGTGGATAAAATGTGCACATTTTGACCCCAACTTGTCCCCATCTTAGCTGCCAACTAGGTGGCTTTATCTATTATTATGATCAACAAGAATTTCCTTGCCAGATTAGAAAAGTGCATCTAAAGTCAGCTGGGGAATACACAAACTCAACACAATGTTGTGGACCATTTCCTGTTGGCCTCTGACACCCCGGATGCTGCCACCATACAGTTGCTAAACATGAAGGTGCATTTAGACATCaagcctttatttttttaaaggtaacagTCACCAGAACATCTGGGCATGGGGGATTTGATACACTGCATGTAGCATTTCATTTTGCCTGACTTGAAATTATTGCCATCAACTTTGCTCAGTCTTGAGGAACTCACTTGAGGTCGAGTGAAGGTCAATTCAGGTTGCACATCTGACCAAACAGTAATTTAACTCACAGGTTTGAGGGATGAATGAATGCCAGGAACACTGTAAAGCTTTTTTAAATTTGTCTGCAAAATTAAAAGGCTAATCTGCCCATAATGAGTCTAAAATTGATGGCTATATTTGTCCTTCCCATACCATCAATGCTGCGAAAGTCCAACAGATACGTCCTACTGTCCACCTGGTATAACTGCAGGCTCATTTTGGAATAAGTACCAGTCACCGGATTCTTCCGTCGAACACGCAAATAGTATGGATTCACAACCTAGGAAACACAGTTGAAAGTTAACATTTGCACTAATCTTCTTTTCTTATATTAagagaccccctccccaaaaaatgcATTAACTTGCAATAGTCTGAGTCAAATGTTCACAGTTTGCATGTTTAAACAGTCTGTTCAAAAAAGAACATAGATCTCACCTTCCACTCATAATCCAACTGCTTGATTGCTCGACAAACTTCCGCCATGATGTCATTGGGTCGACTCTGACTCCGGATTCCCAAATGCCACTTAGCTCTCCTGACCCCTTGGTGTTTGGACTTCTGTGGGTTTAGCTCATCCAGTGTATGGCGCAGCCTTGGTGCTTCGGCTACTAAAAATGGCACTCTTTCCGGATGGGGACGAGAGAAGTGATCGTCGAGAAAAGAATCTGGTGGGCTCGTCGCCAGGTAGAAGTCTTTAGCTTCATTCATTATTCTTCTGTTATCGATGATCAGGTGGTAGGCGACTGCCAAAGGATCCTGGTGATTCCGATTATATAAGCAGCTTAGCACCTCCTCCTCTGTGCATTCAAACTTTTCGCAGACCTCTTTTAAGGCTTCGTCGTCGATCATGGTCGAACTGTAAGATGGATCTTCAGGAAAGAGGTACTTGGGGAGATCTTGCTTAAACCACTCATGTTCCCTGGATAGGAAGCAGGACGCATTTTAAAAGTCAGATATCTAGAAAATCGAACTAGACTAACATAGCAGTTTTGGCTCTTTGTTCTCTCTTTACAAACTGAATTTGACACAGCAAAAATGATGCAATAGCTATTGTAATTGATGCAACACAACTACCACCCCAGGAAATAAATGTacttccatttttcttcctcttccaggcTCAATATAAGACACTCTTTCTTGAGTCTAAAAGATTATTTCACTTTCCCAAGCCTTAAGGGCATTTTACCTCCAATATCAATTCATCCTAACGGCTAAAAGTAAGGTTGGGAATAAGACCACGGTTTAGGTAGCATTCAATATCGACATTCTACTAATGGCAGCATTTTACACCAGTATAAGAAGGACTGTTCCTGCATCAGTGGGTTGGAGTTGCTGGACTGAATGGGTTCTCTTTAACCTCTATTTGTATACTTAAACTATTACTGGTATTAGTTGATTTCCTGCCAAGGAGTATtcaaaacaataaaatccaaacAGTGAAAAGTAAAAGTATCCAATACAAATGAACCGAGTCATGCAAATTGATGGCAAGAGATACGTGCCCACAGAGCAGAGCTTTTCCACTTCCCCTTTCCTACTCCAGTCCCATAGCCACGCTGAAACATTATTCCCAAGGATCAAGAGTTCCCAAGTACAACAAGAGAAGGCACGGAAGAGCTGAAGTTGAAAGGGGACAGATTCACAGACACCCCAATCCTCCCTTGCTCATGCAGAAGGACATTCTGTTTGCAAAagggaaggagagtttggatccAGTCTGATATTAAGCCTGAACAGGTCacatgaactttaaaaaaaacctagcagCAGCTAAAAACCATCAGAAAGCAAGTGAAATATGCAGTTTTAGCAGGAAAGTTATCCAGCCCTCAGAGAAGCTGGAATTATATTTGACCAAGTTACTAATTGCATTATCCCATTCAAAACCCTACATTAGAacatttaaaatctgcttttcacTGTGCAGGTAAGACACGTTAGGAAGTGATGTATCAATTACCAGTTAACTCATCAATGCAGCGCAGGCTAGGATGTCTGGCCGGTGTTAAGAGTGTAAGATGCAAGTGTAACTATTTAGCATCAGGGTTATGTCCAGTCTGTATTTGAGCCACTGGTTACCTTATATCTCTTATCGTAGCCCTCTTCATGGGATCCACCTGCAGCATGCGTTTCAGAAGGCTAATTACTGCCGGATTCAGGTACTGAGGAGTATAAAATATACCATCGCATATCTTCTTAAAAAGTGTTGGCACATGATCATCATCGAACGGAAGGGTCCCGCATAACAAAGCATAGAGAATAACACCACTGCTCCAGATATCCACTTCTGGGCCTGCGTATAACCTGGAAAAAATTGCATTTACAATCAGTTTTGTTCACAAAATAAGCATTCTACAACAACCATGTCTTAAACTGGTTTCGCAGTCTTTCAGCAGCTAACTagaaaggcaatacaaagcactTGCATTCTCAGGCTTGGATCCTGTTCCTTCATTCGACTTGAGTTCTGGTTGGTCCACTGTTGGGGTGGCCCAGTATAGAATAACCTCCTCTGGCACTACCAAGAAGTGCCTAGAACAAGAGGAAGACCCTCCACAGCAAACAGAAGGTACAAGATCCAAGCTACAATCCTTCGCATTCTATTTCTTAATATGAAATAAAGCCAGCAAGTATCCATGGGATGGCCTCAAACCAGGGAGACCAGGATGTAAACCGACATTCAGAAATGATGCTTACAGGGGACTCAAGGCAATTCAACACTGACTGATGTCTCAGGCATCAGTATCACATTCAGGATAGTATCAACAGTAGACAATAGATCATGTGCTCCCCTCTTTCTATCTAAAGGCAACTTCCTCCTATCCCAAACGATTTAAGTGATGTCAATCTCAACAGACCCAATCAGGTCCCCAGTTTATTTGCACCAAGTTCTAGTTAGCACCAGCTATGGCTACAGTTACACAATGATTAGCAATGATAGCAGCATAGTTTATATGCGAGAGGGAACAGAacaatcccagttctcttaactatTATCAAAGAGAGAAAGGCACGACATCTGCAAAGATCTTCCCTCTTACCCTATACTCTCTCACATaactgtatttattaaaatacttatACTGCATCTttcctctagtccaggggtagggaacctgcggctctccagatgttcaggaactgcaattcccatcaccccctaccaattggccatgctgacagaggctgatgggaattgtagttcctgaacatctggagagccgcaggttccctacccctgctctagtcccaAGGTAAGTAGATAAAATTTGTGAAACTACCACCAGAATAAAAATGAGATAATGCTCATTTACTCAGCAATGAGTTTTTTTTCAGGAAGGGTGCAATCCAACCATGTTAATCAAGTTATGTCCAATGGCATTAGTTTACAGCTGTACTGCACAAAATGGCATTAGTTTACAGCTGTACTGCACAAAAGTACTGAAAACTGGCTCAGAGGGGGGAGCACATATTTTGCGCTCAGAAGATagcaggttcaatctccagtttGAAGGGATCAGATAAAAAGGTTACTAGAAAGATCTTTCTGTAAGACCCTGGACATCTGCTCCCAGTAAGAGCAGACGACAAACTTGATGGACACATGATTTTTGTATtcggcagcttcatgtgtttgataTTCTGGGAACACACATATTACATgaggtgaaaaaaaaatggaagggcaccatctataacagtggtggcgaacctttggcactccagatgttatggactacaattcccatcagaccttgccagcatagccaattggccatggtggcaggggctgatgggaattgtaatccataacatctggagtgccaaaggttcaccaccacggatctataagAACCAACATCACATTACAATAAACTTCAATCCAGAAAGCAGatcaagggaaaagaaaggatccCAATTGCTTTCACTCCTAAGTGCCTGATGCTGCTCACTAAACAGTTGGAAAGTTTTTTTCCAGCTAAGTCCAAGATAAGAGAGTTTGTATCCATTTAAAGGCCAAGAGCTTGCATTTTTACATCACATATTAATGCCAACAAcactgatttctttctttctttttaaccaGGGCAAATCATACATTAAAAGCATTGAGACTAATCAAAGCAGCCAGCCAAGCCAGGAATTTCAAATTTCCAAGTACAAACCTGGAAGTTTAGCAATCTATCTTGCAGCTTTAGCACTGAAGAGCAGGGCTTTTGTTTTTGagaatacatatatacatttatcCAATAAGAGAAACTACCTTCCTGAAATTACTTCTGGAGCAGCATAGTTAGGAGACCCGCAGCTTGTTCTTAAAAATTCACCGTCAGACATCATATTTGACAGGCCTGAAAATGCACAGAAGGTTCAGATGAAGACCACCGGTGTCACAAGGTGAACACATAGCAACACGTTTAGTAATGTCTCTACAGGAATGGTAGATTGCTTGCTTACGAACCCATGCCAAAAGGCAAAGATGGAAAGGCTCCACCTGAAACATGCCCCCCAAATAAGTCACCTCAAGGAGCAGCACCATGGCCAAGTTTTAGATCAGGCTATATGATACAAAATTTACTGTTTTAAGGAATCAGTGCAGGAATGGGAGAAGCTCTAAATTCCCTAGAAGGGACTCCTTTccaacatacacatacacacgcaaGTCAAGCACAACATAGGCAGTCTAAGAATACAAAGTCCTATACATTTTTTTATTGCTAGTATACAAAGTCAGCAAATATATGAGGAATATTCCTCAAtatccattttaaaaatctgtacattAGCATTCTTAGCAATTTCATTAGTCGCTCACAACAGGCTTACATTACAGAAGCCACATCCTCCGGAGAAAATGTTGCCTCATATATTCTTCAAAAGATAGAAAGTGGAgattaaaaaatgaaaggcatggaggcttttaaaaaaaaataagtgaaGCATTTGTGGAAAATTGGAGTCTTTTTCAGGAATATATTGAATATATGCAAAGCAGGTTTCCCTATGAAACCTAAACTACTTTGATTGATTTAGCAGCAAGAACgacatcatttataacttagcatataaaattatacTATTTGGCACATTTGTGGAATTGCAGGAAAAAATGCAAGTATACCCAGTACTTTAGAAAGAGTTGCAAATTGCACCATCCCATGCTACCATAGCCCATGTATCCTTTGGGAAAAAATTGAGAAATCCAAATTTATAGCATGAATAAACTGAAGTGCTTAACACAAGGTTTTCCCCACTCAAAAAGATAAATTTCATTGGGAATTTTTTTCAGTGCTCTCccaaatttcccattttttccctctggaattttctttttaagttttGTTTGAACAAAACCAACGCGTTTGTATGTTTAAATTTCAAATACTTGCCAAATTATACAATTTTACTTTCTAACAAAGTTATGAATGATACAGTTTATGCTCCTGAAGCAATAAAATTAGTTCGTGTTGGATGATAAATGTACAAAACAACCTTTTGTACTTAACACCTTTCCTTTTGTATTTTGGATGATAAAGCTCCATATCTGTTTATATTTCACCACTTCATTCCATTGGCATTTTCCAAGAAAGAGTCTAGGGGGggaaacctcccccctcccccccatggcttTAAAAGTTTCCAGAACATGTATTTTTTCTAGAAAGACCTCTCCCCAAGACCCTGGAAAGCTACTTCCAGTCAGAGACTGTCCAGCTctgtataaagcagtttcatatgtttATAATGTACTAGATATATTTCAAATTGGAAAATTAAAACTAGATTCAACCTCATCTGCTGCCTTCTAAGAGTCATGACATTTAGATAAATAAATCTTTTGGATAGGGATGTTTGGCAgacaacccaacccccacttctACTTGAGTGCCATACCTTTGAAACAATTGAATACTTAGCATTTATAAAGCACTTTTCTTCAGAGATCTCAAAAGGGCAGCTACTATCCACTATGCCTACAAAGGAAATATCAGGATTATGTAGCCATATCTCTGTAATTATATGGACGATCCACACTATTTAGTTTCACTTGGTTAGATGCGGCAAGCAAATGTCACTGTGGTTTCCTTCTCCCACCACAGTCCTCTCTGGGGACTCATGGGGACCACTAACCAAAAGGTTCTGCAGGCAGCACTAAGGTGGAAATGAAATCACCCTTGTTTCCTCTTAAGAGGTGTGTGTAAGTGGAAGAGAGAGGACTCGATGGTTCTGCCCCATTCTCCTTCCTTAATCTAACCTACCTAACCCAAATGGCTATTAGTCCATCTTGTGACCCTGGGCATCAACTTTGCCAGGCTTGGAAAGAACTGCTGGATGAAGACAGACAAGGAAAAAGTCAGTGATCCTTGTGTTCACAGATCACTGTATCTAATCCATCCCATAGCGAAGGATCCAACCCGCTTCAACTGTGAAGCAAAGAAGACTTCAGGTCAATCTTTTGCGCTATTACCTGAAAGTACATCCCACAGGGAAATAGTTCCAAGAAATGTGCCAGGAATAAGACTTAATTAAATCACACTGGTATAAGCTGTCACCCAATATATACAGAAGAGGGAAGCAAGGACTAGCAAAAATCTAGTTTTAGCAGTGTTGCAAAAAATATACTAGATGTATTACAACACTGTATTTTATTCCACCTCCTACTGCAGCATATCATACTACGTAGTTTATGTAAGAAAGTGAGTACTCTATGAGAACAGAAGCAATCTAcaaaacactaacaaatacatAAAAGAGAGAGACAACACTGAAAGTTAAACAACAATGGTAACCATGATAATGCAACATATTTGGGATTGTgattgtgctcttcttgttatgttactttatgttgtacaccacccagagccctctgggggtgggcggcatgttaattaattaattaattaattaattaattaattaattaattaattaattaattaattaattaattaattaattaataacaacaacaacaacaacaacaacaacagcagcagcagctacataCTTCTAAATTCTGGCAAAAATACCTCTTGTACAAAAAGGGAGAAGATTCTCTTTAGTTAGGAGGTAAATAAAGGCAAATTTCAAGGAAACCTACCAAAATCAGCAATCTTGGCATTCATGTGAGCATcaagcagcacattttcaggTTTCAAATCTCT
The DNA window shown above is from Sphaerodactylus townsendi isolate TG3544 linkage group LG07, MPM_Stown_v2.3, whole genome shotgun sequence and carries:
- the PRKAA1 gene encoding 5'-AMP-activated protein kinase catalytic subunit alpha-1; the protein is MRMLADWRKMAAADKQKHEHGRVKIGHYILGDTLGVGTFGKVKVGKHELTGHKVAVKILNRQKIRSLDVVGKIRREIQNLKLFRHPHIIKLYQVISTPSDIFMVMEYVSGGELFDYICKNGRLDEKESRRLFQQILSGVDYCHRHMVVHRDLKPENVLLDAHMNAKIADFGLSNMMSDGEFLRTSCGSPNYAAPEVISGRLYAGPEVDIWSSGVILYALLCGTLPFDDDHVPTLFKKICDGIFYTPQYLNPAVISLLKRMLQVDPMKRATIRDIREHEWFKQDLPKYLFPEDPSYSSTMIDDEALKEVCEKFECTEEEVLSCLYNRNHQDPLAVAYHLIIDNRRIMNEAKDFYLATSPPDSFLDDHFSRPHPERVPFLVAEAPRLRHTLDELNPQKSKHQGVRRAKWHLGIRSQSRPNDIMAEVCRAIKQLDYEWKVVNPYYLRVRRKNPVTGTYSKMSLQLYQVDSRTYLLDFRSIDDEITEVKSGTTTPQRSGSVTNYRSCQKDSDTDAQGKSSDMSLTSSVTSSLDSSAAELTPRSGSHTIEFFEMCANLIKILAQ